The following coding sequences lie in one Cucurbita pepo subsp. pepo cultivar mu-cu-16 chromosome LG13, ASM280686v2, whole genome shotgun sequence genomic window:
- the LOC111808476 gene encoding KH domain-containing protein HEN4-like, translating to MAGQRNSYGKRNRSQSDYSENGGNKRRSHGEDRDQFIIDPEDTVYRYLCPVKKIGSVIGRGGEIVKQLRIDTKSKIRIGETVPGSDERVITIYSASNEANALEESSDYSSPAQQALFKVHHRVVADDLMGEESEVGSHQVTARLLVPSDQIGCIIGKGGQIVQNIRTETGALIRILKDDHLPRCALSSDELVQISGEPPIVEKALYQIASRLHENPSRSQHLLASAIPGVYPSGGSLVASTHGAPIMGLAPLVSPYGGYKGDSGNWSRSLYSAPREELSSKEFSLRLICPTENIGGVIGKGGAVINQIRQETKAAIKVDSSATEDDCLINISSKEFFEDSYSPTLEAALRLQPRCSEKVERDSGIISFTTRLLVPTSRIGCLIGKGGAIITELRRLTKANIRILSKENLPKVALEDDEMVQISGDLDVAKEALVHIVTRLRANLFDREGALSAVLPVLPYLPLSADGSESLYDGREGKRHGRGHSYSSSYGGFTDLAAGDGYGSYSGSQIGGGGSAYGAYGSFSMGRSGSSGVSGHGNVSRRRNYS from the exons ATGGCTGGTCAGAGGAATAGTTACGGAAAACGTAATCGTTCTCAGTCCGATTATTCTGAAAATGGAgggaacaaaagaagaagtcaCGGTGAGGACCGGGACCAGTTTATCATAGATCCAGAAGATACTGTTTACCGGTATTTGTGCCCTGTTAAAAAGATTGGAAGTGTTATTGGAAGGGGAGGTGAGATAGTGAAGCAGTTAAGGATAGATACTAAATCAAAGATTAGAATTGGAGAAACAGTGCCTGGATCTGATGAGCGTGTCATAACAATCTACAGCGCAAGCAATGAGGCTAATGCTTTGGAAGAAAGTAGTGATTATAGTTCTCCAGCTCAGCAGGCTTTGTTCAAAGTCCACCATAGAGTTGTGGCCGATGACCTAATGGGCGAGGAATCTGAAGTAGGAAGTCACCAGGTTACAGCTAGACTTCTTGTACCCTCTGATCAAATTGGTTGTATTATTGGGAAAGGTGGGCAGATTGTCCAGAATATTCGCACTGAGACTGGGGCCCTGATTCGCATTCTTAAGGATGATCATTTACCCCGTTGTGCTCTGAGTTCTGATGAACTTGTGCAG ATATCTGGTGAACCCCCGATTGTGGAGAAAGCCTTATACCAGATTGCATCTCGACTGCATGAAAATCCTTCACGATCTCAGCATCTACTTGCTTCTGCCATACCTGGTGTATATCCTTCTGGTGGTTCGCTTGTGGCTTCAACACATGGTGCTCCAATTATGGGTTTAGCTCCTTTGGTCAGTCCATATGGAGGTTATAAAGGGGACAGTGGTAATTGGTCCAGGTCTTTATATTCAGCTCCAAGGGAAGAATTATCTTCAAAAGAATTTTCTCTTCGATTGATATGTCCAACCGAAAACATTGGAGGTGTCATTGGCAAAGGTGGAGCTGTAATCAATCAGATTAGACAGGAGACTAAGGCTGCCATAAAAGTTGATAGTTCAGCTACTGAAGATGATTGTTTGATAAATATATCATCAAAGGAG TTCTTTGAAGATTCATATTCTCCCACGCTGGAAGCTGCATTGCGCTTGCAACCAAGGTGCAGTGAGAAAGTAGAAAGAGATTCTGGAATTATTTCATTCACAACCCGTCTGCTTGTGCCTACCTCACGAATTGGTTGCCTAATTGGTAAAGGTGGAGCTATCATTACCGAGTTGAGAAGGCTCACCAAAGCTAATATTCGAATACTGTCAAAGGAAAACCTCCCCAAGGTTGCCttggaagatgatgaaatggTGCAG ATATCCGGGGATCTTGATGTTGCCAAGGAGGCTCTTGTTCATATAGTGACCAGGTTGAGAGCCAACCTTTTTGATAGAGAGGGTGCTCTCTCAGCTGTTCTGCCTGTTCTGCCGTATCTTCCTCTATCAGCTGATGGTTCAGAAAGTCTATATGATGGTAGAGAAGGCAAAAGACATGGGCGTGGGCATTCTTATTCTAGTAGTTATGGGGGTTTCACGGATTTGGCTGCTGGTGATGGTTATGGAAGTTACAGTGGCTCACAG ATTGGTGGTGGTGGTAGTGCTTATGGGGCCTATGGAAGCTTTTCCATGGGACGAAGTGGTAGTTCAGG GGTTTCTGGACATGGCAATGTTTCTCGGAGGAGAAACTATTCCTAG
- the LOC111809052 gene encoding NAC domain-containing protein 79-like, whose translation MCVCVHMNSIMDEQIELPPGFRFHPTDEELITHYLSPKVLNTNFTAVAIGEADLNKSEPWDLPGRAKMGEKEWYFFCVKDRKYPTGLRTNRATDSGYWKATGKDKEIFRAKRIVGMKKTLVFYTGRAPKGHKSNWVMHEYRLAPKFPLSKNEWVICRIFNKSAGEKPPQSSTALPPLMEYSHSQTPYSAMERPPRVTCFSNTSDRAYNFNPTPPAFHFPNPSPPSVWMPGNSVVRMLVENQTASELMNPKVEITGFGRGIGTMEEDHHNPSSPSGDPIDLESLWNY comes from the exons atgtgtgtgtgtgttcatATGAATTCAATAATGGACGAGCAGATAGAACTGCCGCCGGGATTCCGATTCCATCCGACGGACGAGGAGCTCATCACCCACTACCTCTCCCCCAAGGTCCTCAACACCAACTTCACCGCCGTAGCCATCGGGGAGGCCGATTTGAACAAATCAGAGCCCTGGGACTTGCCTG GGAGAGCCAAAATGGGGGAAAAGGAGTGGTACTTCTTCTGCGTCAAGGACAGGAAGTACCCCACTGGGCTGCGGACGAACAGAGCTACCGATTCTGGGTATTGGAAGGCCACTGGCAAAGATAAAGAGATTTTCAGAGCAAAAAGAATTGTGGGTATGAAGAAAACTTTGGTTTTTTACACTGGAAGAGCCCCAAAAGGCCATAAATCTAATTGGGTTATGCACGAGTATCGTTTAGCACCAAAATTCCCCCTTTCTAAG AACGAATGGGTTATCTGCCGAATCTTCAACAAGAGCGCCGGGGAGAAACCACCACAGAGCTCCACCGCTCTGCCGCCGCTAATGGAATATTCCCATTCCCAAACGCCCTACTCCGCCATGGAACGTCCACCACGCGTGACCTGCTTCTCCAATACATCCGACAGGGCTTACAATTTCAACCCTACACCGCCGGCGTTCCATTTCCCCAACCCTTCGCCGCCATCTGTTTGGATGCCCGGAAACAGCGTTGTGAGAATGTTGGTTGAGAATCAAACGGCAAGTGAGTTGATGAATCCAAAAGTGGAGATTACAGGTTTTGGGCGCGGAATTGGAACGATGGAGGAAGATCATCATAACCCATCATCGCCTTCTGGTGATCCAATTGACCTTGAAAGTCTCTGGAATTATTGA